AAAAGCCAAGCAGAGCGCTTTCCATTGTTCTAGGGCCTGATCAAATTGAGACAAAGCCTCATAACTCTCTGCGAGTAGGCGCAGGACTTCCGCATCTACTTCTTCTCGAAGTGGGAGTTTTTCTAAAAAGAAAATCACTCGTTGATATTCCTCTAAAGCAAAGTGAGCCTGAGCCGTGGACCGTATAGCCTCGTAGCTCAGTTCTATTTCTAGGGCCAAATAAAAGAAGTGTAGGGACTTTTGAGCCTCTTCCTTAATCTGCAAAAAGTATTGTCCCGCTCCCAATAGAGCCGCAACATACTGAGGGTCTTTTTCCAAAATTTGCTGGTAAATCAAGAGGGCCGCATCAAAGTCCGATTGCTGCCATTTGAGCGCAGCCAACTGAAAGAGCTGCTCCAAAGGCTCTAGCTCCAACTGATATAGCTTAATCCGACAGTCTTCCAACATCTGATAAGGCGGATATTTGCGATTTTGCCCCAGCTCAATAAGATACTGATAGCCAAAGGGCTCATTGGGGAAGTCGTTAAGGGCCTGTTGGGCCAGCTCTTCCGCCAAAGATAACTGAGGCGGTTGGCTCATCATGGCTTGGGCCAAGGCCAATTCTAATTCTACTTTTGTCATGGGTAAGGTTTAAATATTGATAAGAAAGGAGGAAGTAGCCTGGCCACCGACATTAGTCCGCTAGTCAATAACCCAAATAGGAGATTGAAAACTAATACTAAGGGGCCAAGCCCTAACTCTTGATTAAATTTTATGCTTAGCTAAAAGAAGGGAGCTCGTTCCAAGCCCTTACAATGAGATCCCCATAGGCCTTAATTTTCTTTTTGGCAAAATTAAGCGCGCTATGTCCGACATAGGTAGATGCTTGCTTAAGGGCATTGGCCGCTGTGCTGAGTGCGACTTTTAAATCAGGGTGCATCTCAAGCTTGTAGCCCCCTTCAGGGCTGCTACAGCTGAACTTCAGATTTTTGATGTCAAAACTAGCCTGATAAACAGGGGTACGAGCTACCAGTAGATTCAAACTGCTGCTGGTATATTCATAAACCTGCCACTTGTCGGCAATGGAAAAGGTCAAGGTCGCATTGGTCGATAAGACCAAACCCGCTTGTACGCGCCCAACCATTTTGGTCATTTCCGTGATCGTTAAGCCCGCAATGATTTTGCCCGCTAGATTTAAATGGCCAGAGAGTGTAGCTTTTGCCAGACTGTATTTGGTAAGTGGTATTTGGGCCACATTCAGATTGAGGTTAAGACTGAGCTCAGATTCAGCCTGGCCCGAAAGTGTTATGTTTAATGGACTGTTTTTGGCCATGGCAGCCTTCAGCTTGGCCGAAAAGCATCCCGTAACGCTGATGTTTCCCGTAACAAGCCCCATGTAGCTAATAGGAGGCGTGCCCACTTTTCCCAGATTTTGCTTGTAGGCTAAATCTGCTGTTTTTGTCGCAAGGTATTCATTGACCACCTCCTTGAGTTTGGCTTCTATCGCCGAGTCTGGCCGCGCTATGTTCTTAAATAGCTCTTCCGGATTTACCAGTTTGTCAATATCAACTCTCTCGGCCTTGGCCGCTTCAATCGATTGATCGAGTAGGCTGCCAATCTGAGCTTGCATTTCCTTAATGCTCCCCTTGATTTCCTTGATCTCTTTCTTGATGCTCTGAATATCTTCGGCCGTTTGCCGCTGTTGTGCCGCAATGTCTTCTTGCTTTTGCAAAATTGCATCTTGCTTGGCCTTCATTTGCTGCTGGTTCTGCTGCAGATGGTTCACCTTTTGGTTCACCTTAGCTACCGCCTCTAAAGCCAGATCTTGCTTGTTCGAAATAGCCGAGTATAAAGCCGTGGCCACAACCTGATCATTGGGCAAAAATTGCTGCCAGTTTTCAAAAAGCTCCACTTTCTTGGGGATGTCCTCCAAATGAGTAATGCTGCTTAGGTCCAATTGGCCAATGCTGTTGCTCCAAACGCTTATCCATTGCGCATTAAAAATCCCCAGATCCTTATGCCCACTCAATACAATGTCCTCAATAGGGATAGCCATGATTTGCTGCCGAATAGCCTCAAAACGCTTATCGACCTTGTTTGCAATAAAGGTTTTGAATAAATTTGCGCTGAAATCAGCCCCATCCAATAGCAAGACCGTATCTGCACTACTTCCCAAGGCTAGTTGTAAAGTACTTTTCCAATGATTTAATTTTGTACTTAAGCCGGAGTCAAAACCAGACTGTGCAGCCGTATAATAAGGCGAGCTCTTATCTATGGCCTGCTTAAAAATATCTGCTACTTGCAGGCTGCCCAATCGGTCACTAAAAAAGGTAGTTTGTTGGATATCTTGCAGTTCCTCTGGACTGGCCATTTGATACACCAACTCATCTGTAGAAGAAGAGAGAATCGCAGCAATGAAGTCCTCCAAAATTAAAGGCGATTGCTGATTAGCAGCCTGAAGTAGGCTGCCCAAGTCCTCTGCAAAATTGTTTGCTATAGGGTGATTCCCCAAGGAGGTCACCGCAGTACATAGGTTAGTAATGATCTTTGGCCCATCTACAGGGACTTTGGCATATTGAGAAGACTTCAAATTTGTTAGCTCTCCCCACCAGCCTCGAACTACTTTACCCAAGTCTGCATGCAGTTCCGTAACCGTCATGGCATTATTATCCTTAAGCAAAGCTTCAAGGCTACCAAATAGCGCTTTGGCATTTAAGCCGCAGCTAGGCGCTACCTTATAACGACTCTTGTTGTCTAGAAAATGAGTTAAGACCGGAATATCCAATTTGCGAACCGCTTTCAAGCTTGTCGTATTCTTAAGGTTCGAAAAATCTAGCTCCGAATAAGCCGCTTCTACCGCCTGCTTTATCGATGAGCTAAGATCTGCCAAATTAACCGGCCCCGATAAACGATCAACGGTCTGCTGAATGGCCTCCCGCGCAGGCTGAAATGCCCTGTCTATATCAGCGGGAAGATGTTCCGCTAGCTTGCTTTTTCCCTCTTCCCAAGATCTGGCGGGCAAAAAATCTTCGGAGCTGAAATCCGTGCCCACTTCCTTAAAACTCAAAACTAAACCCTCAATCGCAGAGACATACTCCCGAAAACGAGCCAAGGCTTTGCCGTTAAACAATCCTCCTTTGTCCTTTTTCTCTACTTGGCTATAGACTAGCTCCTGCTCCAATTCCTTGATTTGCTCCTTTAAGCCAGGATACATAAGCGCTAAAAATGGATATTCCTTAAAATGATCCAGCAGCTGCTTTAGCTTGGCAATAAGCCGCTTTCTTTCTTTTGGATTCATAATTGGCTGATGACTTTAATGCAGTCTAGCCTGTTTTAAGCTAAAATGCGTAGTTTTATAACTGTTATTTATACAATTATAAGGATAAGTTTTCAGGACCGCAAAGAAAATCCAACATTTAGGTACATTTTTTTTAAAATGCTTCTTATAGAACTGTTTTGGGGCTGCCCACTCGCTTCGCTCGGGTCGGGCCATTGCGCAGCTCGCTGTTCGCTCGGCCCTTCGGCGCTTTCAGCGCCTCGGTCTGCCGCCTTCGGCGGCCCTGCTACAGCCCCTCAGCCGCGTCGCTGCGCTCCTTTGCGGCGGCTTCGCCGCCTGCCCAACGCAAAAAGGCCCAAACTAGACTAAGTAGTTTGGGCCTTCTCTTTTTACATCCTGCTATCGCTTAGTCCATCAACTGGATTTTGCGATATACCTGACGATCACCAATTTGCAATTGTAGGTTATAGATGCCCGCTGGATAAGCAGAAAGGTCTAGGCTTTGCGTTTGTGCGCCAGTTCTTTGGCCCAAGGGCAAGAACAAGAGCTCACGGCCCAATAGATCAACCAAACGAAGGCTGCTGCTCGCCTGCTCTTGGCCAGGTACCTCAAAGGCTACATGAAGTAGACCTTGGCTGGGGTTGGGATAGACCTTAAAGCTAGCCAAAATTTGCTCTACCTCCTCTATAGAAGTACAGTTCTGAACCACTACGTATTCTGTGGTGCTTACCGTATCATAAGTTACTAAGGTGTCGTAGCTCAAGTTAACGGTCAATTCAAGAGCGCCATCCGTTAGGCTGAATACACTAGCCGCAGTATCTGCCGCAAAGTCAACTACTCCACAGTCCTGAATAGAAGGAAACTGAGAACTAAAAGAGTCATCCTCATCTACATCAATGGTATAGCGAGTTCCAGAAATTAAGGGAATATCTTGCGCAAAGCTAAAAGCCAAAGGCAATTGACTAGTGGGAACATTGGTCGCTCCACCGCCCGTAATGGTATCAATACCCGATTGGCTGCCTTGTACAGTTAGGAAGATTTCAGGATCGCCAATTGCATCTTGACAACTAGCAGCCGTAATTGTAATTCCGCTAAGGTAGGTAAAGTACTCTGTTGTGCTAATAATAGCCTCTTGAGTAATGGCATAAGTACCACTATCGGCATAAGTGACTGCCGCAGGGTTTTCATCTGTGCTGCTTTGGCCATTGCCAAAGTCCCAGCTATAGGTAGCCGCCTGATTAAAGTTGGGGTCTACCTGAATACTATTAGTAAAATTGACCTCTAGAGGGGCACAACCCGAATTAGGCGTAAGCGTAAAGCCTGCAGAAGTATCGGGAGATACCACAAAAGTAAGGGGAATATCTGCAGGCTGAGGAGGCAAAATGCCCGTTTCGGCCAAAACAGAAATGACCACAATAAAGGTATCGGCTTGTAGGGGCGTACCACAAAGCGTAACACAACCATCACGAGTATCGGGGCTATCCTCATCATAAACGGCCGGAAGTGGGCGGTCAAACAAGAAATTCATGCCCAAAGGAAGGCCAGAAACCCCCACAATCTGAAAACCAGACAGGTTAATTCCAGAAGGAATCGTAGAATCTAGGGCCACTAATGGCGTAGTGGTATAAGGTAAACGGAAGCTAATTTCTTCCTCATAGTAGCTATTTTGCATAGCGTTGGGAATGCTGTCGAGATAAATCGTATCGGCAGGCATTTGCGGAAGATTGACGGTGCAGTTGGGGCATTGGGCCCAGCTGTACTGGCTACAAAGCAGTAGCAAAACTGCGAAAAAAGAAAATTGACGCATAATTATAATAGTTTAATTGATTAGCTAAAATGTATGGGCCGAGCGCTAATCGGCCTAGCGCTGTGACGGGGTGGCCGTAGGCCAGACCCAGGCGGCAAAGCCGCCGCAGGGCCGAGCAGACCTGCGAGCCCCAAAACATAGCGCAGCAAGGCGCAGCCGCAGCTGAGGCCCCAAAAAAAAAGACTATTAAAGAAGCTAATTAGCTAGCGTTCTCAAATAGTCTTTTATGATAATATTCCTAATAGCGGCAAATTAGCGCAAGATAACTTTCTGTGTGCTAGAAGCGCTGCCATTGTTGATCTCGATGAGGTAGATACCCGCAGTAAACTGAGCAGTAGGCAACTGGAATTGCTGTTGGCCCATTTGCTTGCCTAGGTTTTGGCTGTGTAGACGTTGGCCCAAGCTGTTATAGATGTTGATCTGTAGATCCTGCTCCTCCTGAAGATCGAGGAACAATTGTACATCGCCAGCGGCAGGGTTGGGGAATACGCTAAAGGCATTGAGGCCATCGATATGCGTAGTGGCTACAGTAGCAGAGGTGCGGTAGTAGTGCGCCTGAGAAGGGTTAACGCCATAGCAGATGAGTACGTTGTCGGTCTCATCACCACAGTTAGCATTAGAAACCGTGCTAGTGTAGCTGTTTACAAGGTCCATATAAGAAACCAAAGCAGGAGCAGAAAGCTGCGCATCGGTAAAGGCATCAAAAACAGTCAATACATCAGCTAGGCCATTGATATCATTAGAGCTAGAGATACCCAAAACAGCAAGGGTATCGCAGAAACCGGCCGTGTTGGCATCTAGCTCAAAGATGTTGCAGCAAGGTAGGTTGGTAATAGGAATCGTGTTGGTCAAAATAGCATCCAACAAGGTTTTCACCTGATTGAGGTCATAGCCCAAGGCAATCATACCAAAGGTATCGCCAGGCATTACCGTTACGCCATAACGGCCAAGGGTAGCGGGGTCAAGGATCCCATCATCATCGGCGCCAATAATCACATCGCCACCGCCATTAGTGGTGTCACAGGCCGTACGAGCGCTATCTAGAGCACAAGTCCCCTTCTTAACGATGAGGTATTCTACATTGGCAAAACCAACAGCCTGTACACTCATAGGAGGTGCAGGCGTCCAAACAGTCCCCCCTACATCATAGCTATTTATGCCAGTTTGTACTTCGGGAGCTGTTTTGTTATTACAAGCTGTAGTGGCTTGAGCAAAAAGTTGTTGGCCAACAAAAAGTGATAGGGCCAAGAAAAGGGTTAGTCGTAGTCCTTTCATCAGATATAAATTTAAAGGTTCATAATTTTATTGTGAGCTGCTTGTTAGGCTTACAAAGTTAAAGATTATCGGCAAACAAAATCTTTTTCCTTAGTTTTTTTAAGCCCGCAACTAGAGCAAGCTAAGGAAAATGAGGCTAAATGGCCCGTTTTGGTAGAAGTTCCCCCCTTTTTTGCCCATCTAATTTTAGAAGCAAAGGCTTTTAGCTTGCTTCCCCTACTTTTGTTTGGCTAGCCTCTGCCTATCCAAAATAAATAAGAAGAGAAGCGCCAAATGGAAGAAAATTATACATCTACCTAGAAATTAGTTTATTTGCCTTAAATTTGTCGGCGTTTTGCTCAATGAGTCCAACGCAGAACATCCAAAATATACTTTAAAACTTGATGAAATGAAAAACTTTAACGTATTGGGCCTTTGCCTGCTACTCAGTTTGCTGACTAGCTGGGCCTATGGGCAAAAAGCCACGGTAAAGGGTGTCGTGACCGACGCTAACTCTAAAGAACCCCTTCCCGCTACCCTCCGTATCCTTAATACGGAGGGCAAGTTAGTGACTGGCGCCGGGGCCGATGTGCTTTCTGGAGAATATATGATCTCTGTAGATGCCGGAACC
This genomic interval from Saprospira grandis contains the following:
- a CDS encoding T9SS type A sorting domain-containing protein, which produces MRQFSFFAVLLLLCSQYSWAQCPNCTVNLPQMPADTIYLDSIPNAMQNSYYEEEISFRLPYTTTPLVALDSTIPSGINLSGFQIVGVSGLPLGMNFLFDRPLPAVYDEDSPDTRDGCVTLCGTPLQADTFIVVISVLAETGILPPQPADIPLTFVVSPDTSAGFTLTPNSGCAPLEVNFTNSIQVDPNFNQAATYSWDFGNGQSSTDENPAAVTYADSGTYAITQEAIISTTEYFTYLSGITITAASCQDAIGDPEIFLTVQGSQSGIDTITGGGATNVPTSQLPLAFSFAQDIPLISGTRYTIDVDEDDSFSSQFPSIQDCGVVDFAADTAASVFSLTDGALELTVNLSYDTLVTYDTVSTTEYVVVQNCTSIEEVEQILASFKVYPNPSQGLLHVAFEVPGQEQASSSLRLVDLLGRELLFLPLGQRTGAQTQSLDLSAYPAGIYNLQLQIGDRQVYRKIQLMD
- a CDS encoding T9SS type A sorting domain-containing protein, producing MKGLRLTLFLALSLFVGQQLFAQATTACNNKTAPEVQTGINSYDVGGTVWTPAPPMSVQAVGFANVEYLIVKKGTCALDSARTACDTTNGGGDVIIGADDDGILDPATLGRYGVTVMPGDTFGMIALGYDLNQVKTLLDAILTNTIPITNLPCCNIFELDANTAGFCDTLAVLGISSSNDINGLADVLTVFDAFTDAQLSAPALVSYMDLVNSYTSTVSNANCGDETDNVLICYGVNPSQAHYYRTSATVATTHIDGLNAFSVFPNPAAGDVQLFLDLQEEQDLQINIYNSLGQRLHSQNLGKQMGQQQFQLPTAQFTAGIYLIEINNGSASSTQKVILR